From Osmerus eperlanus chromosome 16, fOsmEpe2.1, whole genome shotgun sequence:
GTAGAAGTGTTATTATGCCATGTTATTCCACAATTGCTTATCAAACACCTAAAGACTTGAAGCACCTAATAACCAGTAGATTTGTTGTAGGAAGGACCCAATCTACACCagaagtgtgtgttgtctgaCCTAATCCCTCATTTATGCCTATTGTCTAAATAGCCCCTCAAAAGGTCCCTCAAATCTGCCTAAATCCTGGTCCCTGTGCAGTGGCAAAATCATATCAAAGATTGAATATAGATAGAGAGATGTTAAGATGCTATAAGAATGCTCCAAGCCTACCGAACTCAAGTGGATGTATCCTAGTCATGGCATGCCTAGCCTAGGCATGCTGGCTCTTGAAGATGAGCAATCCATTATGAATCACATAGTACATGAAGAAATCCTGGATCAATTATCTATCTTGAAACCCCCCTCTATCTCCGTTTCAACATTCAGAGAATGCTGTCATAGATGGTGAGGGATAATAGTCTTGTTTCCTTTTAGACACACCCTTTGTACACTTGCACATGAAACTGAAGCATATCACTTCTTTTTTGCACTCCAAACCAACTCCAATATCAATTTCAAGTTTGTTGGACTTTGTTGTCATTTTAGACATTCCAATACAAGAGGGTTGTTCAAAACTGTATAAGAAACAACATGTAACAGGCCTGCTGAACCTCGTTCTGTCCACTTGTCCACCAGGGGTTGCTGTCACATCAGACATGCCGTAGCTTGAACCAACCAGCCAGTAACACTGGCTTGCTCTTTGACCACAAGCCCTGTGTGACCCAGCAGTTacaggaatgtaaacagttCCCAAGCCCACCAAACTAAGTGGGACAGCTGTCATGTCATTCCATTCACCATAAAGTCTAAGTTGACGAAAGGCAAACTCTGACTGGTGGTTTAAAACAATATTCCTTAGAGGGCTCTAACTTTAGCATTTAAGAGGCCTTGTTTTAGTCCCCCACTTAGGGGCTGGAGGGTCAGATATGGTCAGATCTTGGTACTGTGTGTGGTGAAAGGATGTTTTAGTGAATGACATCAATGAACACACGATTTTGCCCTCTACTGTGGTGTTTGTGATTATCTAATCATTCAACCTGGCACACTTGAAGAGAAACCCCAAAGCACACAAACTCAAACCCAAGAAAGAGAGGCTGAGAAAATACAGTCTGGACTCTATGTAGCAAAGTCATTGTTGTATCAGCTATGCTGTAGAAGGCCAGAGTCCCTACCCTGTGATCCAGGTACACTCCAATCCTCAAGGACATCGGTGCGACTATACGAATCGCTGCATTATCATGCCAGAATGTGTAACCCTTCCTCGAGCAGAACAAACTCCAGGACTTGTCGTTGTGCCCAAAATGAGAGTCGTTTCTCTCGCCTTTCCTAGCTATGCTCTGATATGCGACAGCGATTTTGGCTCCACTGccactccactctgcctccaAGTAGCAGCATCCGGATAAAGCTTCACTGCTCAACACCTGGCACCAGTATTCAAAGCGCTCTGGGTGGTCGGGACAGAAATGGTTTCTGGTCCTGACAGTCACTGCCCTACGCTCATTACAGATTTTCAGGTCTCTGTGGGCTGTTTTGGGGTCCAGTGGGAGCTTGCAAGAATCtaagaagaagagaagggatGGCGTTAGTAGAGCTCAAACACAGCATGACAGAAAAAGTGATAAAAAGTCCCATGAAGTGAAGGGGCATGATGGTGTAAATGGAGTaaagattttttgggggggattcaCTGCTTgcccatatatattttttgaataTTTATAATGTGAGACTTACAGTACAAGAACTCCTCTCTGGTCTTTGGTTCCGGACATTGCAATAATTTCACTGCACTCGCTGAGGAGAACAAGAATATGAGGTTTTCATGTAGGCTCTCGAGAGATCATCATACCGAATATGCAGTTCAAATTTAGCCGAACAAAATTCCAAGATAGCTGTCACACCAACCTGCCCTGGATATCTTGCAGCACTCCCCTTTGACAAGGTCCTCCAGTCTCCTCTTGAGGGCTGACATGGAGAACCGCAACTCAACAAAATCCAACGGGGGAACCACTGTGACACCGGGGGACTTGGTGAGTTCAGTTGCCGTAAAATTGGATTGATAATTCTGGAAAACAGTAGAATTCGGGCAAAAGAAAATGTTATACAAGAAGTTATACAATCGAAGTAGCATTTTATATTCCCACTTTAAGGTCACAAAAGGCGGactcttaaaaaatatatttctcgTAACCGCAAAAATAGATACATTCAGAATAAAATAGACACCAAATATATTACCTGGAGGAAGTAGATGTGGTCCTCTGTGTGCACAAGCTTGTCTAGTTcagcgtctctcctcctcagctcaGCTACCTCCAGATCCAGTCTCCCGAGGAGGTCCCTGGCTTGTCTGGCTGCTGTCTCCTCCTGGACTCTGATCAACTCTCTCACCTCAAGGTGTCTCCTCTCTATGGAATGCAGCAGCTCAGAGAAGATCCTTTCACTCTCCTCCACTGCTGCCTGGGCAGAGaactgttgacacacacacaagcagatagAAATTTGAGGGacaacactacacactacaaagCCCAAACCATTCACTTCAATGTTGCAAAATACAACAATGTTAGATCAAACTTAGCTCCTCAATGGCAGACATTGCTGTGCTAACTCTGGTCAGGGCATTGTAACCTTGAGAGATTCCAGAACCCGTCTGAGCTCCAGTAGCTCTTTCTCTTTGGCCTGGATCTTCAGTTTAAATTTTCTTCTAGTTCTTGCCAGCTGTCTCTGGGGAAACAgtaacagacatacacacaagcacgtaCAAACATTTTAATTGTTTTCTTGGGCCAGTCTTTTATCAAACACAAACGTTTTGCACTGACAAGGCCATATTATGCTTGTGTGAACAACACTGAACTGCAGATATAGATAACATGGCAGCAAATGCCACATTTAAACCATCTCATATTGTGTAACATAAATTGTTCCATAAGTTCACTCTTATGCTTTGCATGTGGACCACATTCAAACTGACTGTACAATCTAGAACAACTTCTGTCATCATCCATATCTTCATCTCTTGTTGTACATGAAATCGGATACCCAGAACTGAGTACATATTTGAATTATGTTCTTCATTTCACTACAGTTGTTCATGTTCCCTTTTTTATGGCCCTGACATTGATAACCATCAAGGAAATGCCCACAAGAGGAAAAATATTGTCAGTTTCAGTGCAAGGGGTGCATCAACCCGACATATTCCTCCAAACTATTTCACATTAATTACATCCTGGCTTGATTATGAAACTCAATTTTACATGATGCCGCAAATTTGTTGACGTTTTGTTATGAAAccaaatacatttgtattgttattattaggtTATTAGATACACTGAccaagtgccttgctcaagacTTACTTTTCACACTGCTGATTATGCAAGCAGTGAACGACTATGAGTGGCTGGGGATACTCTATCTTGACCACAGTGGGATTTAATTTGCCACCCTCCTGCCTTTCATCTTTCATCCAGCATCCTTTCTCTCCATGGACCGGACATTCAGAAATGGCTGCATTTATTGCACTGACTCGtcatacctgtctctctgtcctctcgaCGACAGCGGGCACCGTGTCATGTCCCCTGTGCTCCTCCATcacacagagcagacacacGCATCTGTGGTCGGTCCGACAGTACACCTCGAGCAGCTTGTCATGGTGGGAGCAGACCTTCTCCTTCAGGTCCACTGTGGCTTCCACCAACGCATGTTTCCTCAGGGCAGGAGATTCATAATGGGAGCGGACGTGGCTCACACAGTAAGACGCCAGACACCCCAGACAGGATTTGACCGCTTTGAACTTTTCCTCAGTGCAGAAATCGCACGACACATCTCCGGGTCCAGCCAACAGGTGGCCGTTACCGAAGGCAGTTTCTTGAGATCCTGTCTCCTTCTGTTGGTCCAACATCTCAGGACAAAATAAAAGTGTTTCTGTTAAAAAGTGGATGATACTTGAGGTCCTTGTCTATTAACAACAGCGGAAGGTTCTAAAGAGGTTCTTTGCCACTGTAGCCTGTGATAGCATCCTTGCAGTAGTTGTGTAACCACTGGCAGGACTGCTCTTGATGAGCTTGTGTGTCTACTGTTGTTACCATAGAGACATAACAGGAGGAAACGATAAATGAGCTTATCTGGTGAAATCTACCTATCCAAAGCAGCAACCCACTGGCACAGACTTTCCACTGTGgttagtgtgagagtgtgtgtgtgtgtgttcgcctgCGCAAGCCTGTGCAGTG
This genomic window contains:
- the ftr66 gene encoding tripartite motif-containing protein 16 — protein: MLDQQKETGSQETAFGNGHLLAGPGDVSCDFCTEEKFKAVKSCLGCLASYCVSHVRSHYESPALRKHALVEATVDLKEKVCSHHDKLLEVYCRTDHRCVCLLCVMEEHRGHDTVPAVVERTERQRQLARTRRKFKLKIQAKEKELLELRRVLESLKFSAQAAVEESERIFSELLHSIERRHLEVRELIRVQEETAARQARDLLGRLDLEVAELRRRDAELDKLVHTEDHIYFLQNYQSNFTATELTKSPGVTVVPPLDFVELRFSMSALKRRLEDLVKGECCKISRAASAVKLLQCPEPKTREEFLYYSCKLPLDPKTAHRDLKICNERRAVTVRTRNHFCPDHPERFEYWCQVLSSEALSGCCYLEAEWSGSGAKIAVAYQSIARKGERNDSHFGHNDKSWSLFCSRKGYTFWHDNAAIRIVAPMSLRIGVYLDHRVGTLAFYSIADTTMTLLHRVQTVFSQPLFLGFEFVCFGVSLQVCQVE